CCTTCTCCATCGCTATAGGGGTGATGAGATCTACTGTCGTAGAGATATTATCCCCTGGCATTACCATCTCAACACCCTCAGGCAGCTTTACCACACCAGTGACATCTGTTGTCCTGAAGTAGAACTGGGGACGATACCCATTGAAAAATGGGGTAT
The window above is part of the Nitrospirota bacterium genome. Proteins encoded here:
- the tuf gene encoding elongation factor Tu (EF-Tu; promotes GTP-dependent binding of aminoacyl-tRNA to the A-site of ribosomes during protein biosynthesis; when the tRNA anticodon matches the mRNA codon, GTP hydrolysis results; the inactive EF-Tu-GDP leaves the ribosome and release of GDP is promoted by elongation factor Ts; many prokaryotes have two copies of the gene encoding EF-Tu), with translation TPFFNGYRPQFYFRTTDVTGVVKLPEGVEMVMPGDNISTTVDLITPIAMEKELRFAVREGGRTVGAGVVTEIIE